CCCCTGTTTATCGTGGCTGCACTTGCAATGCTTTTTTCTGGAATGATTGGAAATAGAAAAATTACTGAGATGCTCGGTTTTGTCATAATTCTGGGATTAGTAATTGTATCGGGTACTCGGTATCATCTGGGTGGATATGATTATCAGAATTATGTTTATATGTTTAAACAGGCCCCCAGCTTAGCTCAGTTTAACTTAATTGATTATATTAAGTTAAATGGATTAATTGGAAATGATATTGGATGGACTTTGTTAAACTCGCTAATAAAGAGTCTAGGAATGGGATTTTATGGGCTCACGATGTTCGTTGCACTATTTTTTTGGCTTTCAATGTTTTTTGGCTTAAAAAAATTTTTTGCTAATATTAATGTATTAATTGTTATAGTTTTTTATAAATACTTTTTAGATATGTCATTTGTTTATATGAGGCAATCAATTGCAGTTGCACTATTTATCATTGCTCTCCCCGCGTTAAGGGATAGAAAAATAATACGCTATATGATTCTGGTAATATTGGCTGCAAGCGTGCATTTTTCAGCGATAATTTTAATTCCGTTATATTGGATTGGGAACATTAAACTTTCTAAGAAAAAAGTAATTAGCTACTCTATTATTTTTACATTTAGCTTCGTTGCCTCATTGATGCATATTGATGTTATGAGCATTTTTTCTTCATTTGCAAACCTTATTGGTGGTACCGGTGGTACAAAAATATCTGAAGCTGCTGCGGGTAATTTATATGGTGGTAATGCGACAAATATTCTACATTTACTAGAGTTCTGGGTACTAAATTTATTTTTGTTACTGAAATATGAAACTATTGATTTAGGCGATAAATCGAACGCGTTGATTATACGGCTGTTTCTAATTTTGCTACCCATATATTCATTATTTGCCGGATCGCCAATTATGGTCAGAGATGGATTTTATTTTCTTTTCACATACGCAATATTATTGGATTTACTTACAAAGAATGTAACTATCAAAAATAGGTTGGTTACGTATATGGTAATCGCTACAATTTCATTTTATGGTATGTATAGATTTGCTACGAATTTTGATAATGGTGCCAGTTATCACTACGATAGCTTTTTAATGCATAAAGAAAATCTAAAAACAAACGTTAATGTTGAATAAGTGCGGATAGTTGAAGGGGAGAAGAAAATGTCCATATTAGTTTCTATTGTTGTGCCTGTATACAATGTTGAAGTTGTATTAAGTAGATGTATGGAATCGATTTTGAATCAAACATATTCTAATTTACAAATCATATTAGTCAATGATGGATCAACCGATAATTCGGGGAACGTTTGTGATGAATACGCAAAAAAAGATTCACGAGTAACGGTAATACACCAAAAAAATCAAGGATTATCGGCTGCTAGAAATAACGCGCTTCCAAGTGTTAAGGGAAAGTATTTAATGTTTGTTGATTCAGATGACTTTATTGACACTAATTTAATTAGTGAATTGGTAGAAGCCATGAATCACTCGGAAGCAGAGATGGGAATATTCGACTATAAAACTGTTGACGGTAACGATATGAGCATTATAAGTTCCACAAATTTTGAAGTGAGTAGAAATAATTACGGGGATGTGGCGTGGAATAAATTTTACTTAACAGAATTTTATTTAGAAAATAAGTTTTTATATCCAGTGGGAAAGTTATTTGAGGATACTGCTATTACACATGTTATTTATGCAGTCGCCAAGAAAAAGATAAAAATATCTGGCTCTTATTACTATTATGTGCGTAATCGAAGTGGAGCTATAACTTCTTCGGTATTGACAAAAGATCTTGCTTTAAAGAAATTTGAAGCACTAGATATTTTAGCAGATAACATTAATAAGTATAAAAAGCAGATAAGTTCAGAAAATTTTGAAATACTTTCAGTTATTCAAGAAAAATCATGGTTCTTTGCGATTATTGATTTTTTTCGTGCTAGTGATTTTAGTTTTTCAAGAGATGAATTTAGCCTATGTAAAACAAAAATTATGAACTTGCATTTGGAAAACAAACGTTCAAAAATCCCCCTAAAAGAATCAATTGCGTTGAATTTGATGATTGGCGCAGTAGTAATAAAATCGAATGGTTTAATGAAATTTATTAATAAGCTTGTTGAAATGTAAGAAGTTGAATCTTATACTTTTTTTAAATAGAATATGAATATTATGGATCAGGGTGGGTAATGAATAAAATAAAAAAATTTAATAATATAGTACGTAGTGGTTTGCTACCATTGTATTTACGAAAAAGAATGTCTATTAGCCAGGATGTTAGCCTAAATAAGGCGTATTACTGGCTAAATAAGCACTATGGAAAACAGGTAAAAAAGTATATTTGTGCGGCTAAGGGCAAGGACTCAGAAGGGCAAAAAAAAGATGGCCGAAATATTGTATGGCTTTATTGGGCACAGGGATTTGAGCAAGCCCCGGAGTTTGTTAAGTCGACGATTCAGTCGACAATTGATCATCTACAAGGGTATGATGTGCGAATAGTTTCTGAAGAAAATTTATTTTCCTACGTTGAATTTCCTGATTACATTTTAAAAAAGTGGAAGGAAGGAATAATTTCACAAACACATTTTTCTGATTTAGTCCGACTACAATTGCTAATTGAACATGGTGGGCTTTGGTTAGATTCCACTGTACTAACTACTGTAACTGCAATTCCTGATTATATGTCTGAGGCTAATCTTTTCTTTTATTCTAATTTGACTCGTCTATCGATAACGGGTTCAAATTGGTTAATATTTTCTAAATTCTCAAAAAATATAACGCTTACAGTAACTAGGGATATTTTGTTTGAATATTGGCAAAATAGAAATGCATTATCTGATTATTTTTTAATGCATCATGTTTTGACTCTTGTAGTTAATGAATATCCTGAAGATATCAAAATGATGCCAATTGTTAGCAATCAACAACCTCATGTGTTGGTCTCAGAATTATTTAAGGAATTCAATCAAAACGTGTATTTTGAATATTGTGAATTGAGTGCTTTTCATAAATTGAATTATAAAATGATGATACCTACTGATGTTAAGGGAACGTATTATGAGCACTTAATCGTGGATAGAAAGTTTTAGAGAGATAATACTATTATGCCGTCATTGAAAAAAAATTTCACATATAATTTGGTGTATCAAATATTAATTGTGTTAGTGCCAGTTTTAACCACACCGTATGTATCTCGTGTATTGGGAGCAGAATCATTAGGTGTGTATGGATTTACAGCATCAGTTGCTGGATATTTTTTAGTTTTTGCTAACCTTGGATTTGCAAATTATGGTAATCGAAGCATCGCTAAAGTTCGGAATGACAAATATCAGTTAAGAGAAACGTTTTGGAGTATATATATGCTTCAAATATTAGTTGGATTAGTAATTGTATGTATATATTTGGTTGTGACGTTAGGAATCATGCGTCAAAATAATATTATTTTTTTAGTGCAAGGGATAATAATTTTAAGCGCTTTGTTTGATACAACTTGGTTGTTTATGGGTTTAGAAAAATTTGGTATTGTTATTTTTAGAAACACGTTAATAAAAATACTAACGTTGGCTGCAATTTTTATGTTTGTCAAGGGACCAGATGATTTACTTAAATATGCATTGATTGTTCCGGCGGGACAACTGATAGGATTTATTATTGTTCTTCCAATGGCCGTGAAAGAAGTAGGAAAACTTAAGTTTAACCTAAAAAAAAGCTTTCAGCACTTTAAGCCCGTATTGGTATTATTCGTACCAATGATTGCAATTAGTCTCTTTACATCGATGGATACCATTTTAGTTGGAATTTTTTCGTCGGCCAAACAAGTGGCTTTTTACCAATTAACATCGACAATTCTTTCGATGCCCAAAAGTGTAATTGGCGCCTTAGGGGCGGTTATGTTACCTAGACTGGCGCATACTTTTGCAAATGGAAACGACAATTCAAGCACAAATATTAGTGTGTATATGGATAATTCTATAATATTTATATCGTTTTATTCTTTTGCCGCTATGTTCGGGTTAATTGGAGTAGCTCCTATTCTTGCAAATGTATTTTTAGGAAATGGCTACGGTGAAGTGGGATATTTACTAACAATAATTGCAACGGTAATTCCTATTTATGCGTGGGGAAACCTGATTCGCACGCAGCTGTTGATTCCTAAGTCAAATGATAAGCCATATGTCATCTCAATTGTATTAGGTGCAATTACAAATGTTACATTAAATTTAATTTTGATTCGTTTCCTTGGTGCCTTGGGTGGTGTAATTGCAACGGTTCTCACAGAGTATGTATTAGCAACGTACGTAATGGTCTATTGTGCAAAAGACATACATTACTCGAGGTATGGAATGATGAGTGGCGTTTTTATTAGCATTGGAATCATAATGGCAATTGTTACGCGGTTAATAGGAATTAAAATGGGGTACGGGGTCGTTACGTTAATGGTTCAGGTGATTGTAGGAATGTTTATTTATTTAAGCTTTACACTGGTTTACCTTAAAAAATCCAAAAACAAATTATTTTCAGAATTGTCCTTGAAAGTTCTTGGGTATAAAATCATTTAGTAGTTCAAGTAAGTTAAAAAGCCTAAAGATTTGGAAGTCTTTGGCGTACATATATTAAAAAAATAAAATGATGGAGAGATTAAAATGATAAAAAAGAGCTTTAATCAGGTAGGTAAGTTACTGAGCATCATACCTAATATTTTGCCCATTAGAAAAAATAAAATTGTTTTTGATAATTTTTCTGGACGTGGTTTTGGTGATTCACCAAAGTATATTGCACAAAAGCTATTGTTAGAAAGAAATTTAGATTTAGTTTGGTTGATGAATGATATAAATTCTAAGCCTAATATTAAAGGTATTAGATTTATCAAACGAAAATCAATTAGGGCTGTATACGAGTTGGCTACCGCTAATGTTTGGGTAGACAACGTACGCAAATCATTAGTTACAAGAAAAAAGCGAAAGCAATTATATATTCAAACATGGCATGCATTTATGGGATTGAAGTATTTAGAAGCAGATTCCGAAAATACATTATCTCTTGGATATGTGAAATCTGCACAAAAAGATGCAATGAGGACAGATATAATGTTATCTGGTGTGCATTTTAGAACGGAATTGTATAAACGTGCATTTTGGTTCAACGGGGAAGTGTTAGAAACAGGAACACCACGTTTAGATTTGTTTTTTGAAAATCATTCGGAAATTAACGATAATGTAAATACATTTTTTAAGATAAATGAAAAGGCAAAAGTTGTTCTTTATGCTCCAACATTCCGTAAAAATTGGACTGTGGAAATGTATAGTCTTGATTTTGAACGTGTTCTGCAGAATGTACAACAAAGATTTAACGGCAGTTGGGAGCTACTCATTCGATTACATCCAAACGTTAATTTTAGTGATGTTGGTTTCAATAACGAAAAAATTCATCAAGCAAGTGGATATGCCGATTCACAAGAGCTGGTGTATCGAGCGGATATAATAATTTCCGACTATTCATCGATTATGTTTGATGGGATGATTGCTAAGAAAAAAGTTATTTTATATGTTCCAGATTTAGATGAATATCAGAATGGTGATCGTAAGTTATATTTCAAAATTGATGAGTTACCATTTGTAGTGGCAAAATCAGAAAATGAACTAAATGATGTTATTCTGGGGTTTGATGATTCCGAATACGAGTCAAAGATAGCTAAATTCACAGATGAAATTGGCGTTGTAGAAGATGGACATGCTTCTGAGCGAGTGGCAAAAATAATTTTAGAACATATCGAGGGGAAAGATAAAAAATGAAAAAATCAAAAATTGGGTTTACCGCTGGTACATTTGATATGTTCCATATTGGGCATTTGAACCTATTAAAGGCAGCTAAAGAAAGAACCGAATATTTAATTGTTGGCGTTAATGCGGCAGACTTGGTATTTTCATATAAGAAAAAATATCCTCTGATTGCTGAAGAACAACGTTTAGCAATTGTCGAAGCCATTAAGTATGTTGATGAAGTTCATGTAATGGATTCACTAGATAAGATGGATGCATGGGAAAAGTACAAATTTGACACTGTATTTATCGGAAGCGATTACAAGGGGAGTGAACGATATAAGCAGGAAGAAATACGACTTGCCAAGGTTGGTGCGATGGTTGATTATTTGCCATATACAGAGTCAATCTCGTCAACTGATTTAGCAAAACGAGTGCTCGATGATGAAGCTAATAAAGTTTATTTTAAAGAACATTTGGATGGGATGAAATAATATGAATATTGTACGCAAAATCAGAACATTTTTCAGACTATATTCTGATTTTTTTCAAAATAAAATTGTACGTAACAAAAATTTTGTTGAAATACAAAAAAACGCGCGATTTTACGGAAAACCAATTATTCAAAATCGTACACAATCTGGAAAAATAGAAATTGGTAATAATGTGGTACTGAATTCACGTAATTTAAATTATCACGTAAATATGTATGCGCCAATGAAATTAATGATTAGTGGTAAAAGCGGAAGTATTAAAATAGGCGATAACACAAGAATTCACGGTACATTAATTCACGCATATAACTCAGTTATAATTGGACGAAATGTTTTAATTGCTGCTAACACACAAATTTTTGACGCCAACAGACATGAGTTGCACTTTGATCATCCAGAGTTACGCTTAATTACTTCTGAGAATACGAAACCAGTAGTGATTGAAGATAATGTGTGGATAGGACTTAACTCAATTATTTTACCTGGTGTGACGATTCATGAAGGCGCTGTGGTTGCCGCGGGAAGTGTCGTTACAAAGGATGTTGAGAAACGGACTCTCGTTGGAGGGAATCCGGCAAAACGACTTAAATAAGGGTATTTCTGGTGTCAATAATTAATTTATTGAAATGGTACCGAGCCGTTAAAAAGCACTTAGTGAAAGGAAATTGACACAAAGTTAGTGTTAATTTCCTTTTACTAAATCAGATAGTTAACTGGTTAATTGTTATTTGTAAGCGATTCATACATTTTTAAGCACCACAAAAACATGACAGCCTGCTCCCGCCAAATAACCGACAAGTTCAAACCGCCATATTCATATGCATAACTAATCCATCCTCAACACCACCTCATCACCGATTCCGACTCAACATCACCATCCGACACCGTTGCAAATGCACCTGATGTTCTGTCTCATTCTCAGGAAAAGCCAACTTCACCAACGGCATGTAATTGGCATCGACGGCGTTGTAGTCGGACTTGGTGCGCGAAATGTTGCTACGGGCGACGAGGAGGGCACTGGTTTGCCCAAAAGTGTTGATAATCTGAGGTGAAGAAAACTGCTTTGACCAGATGAATACGTCGTAGCGGTATGCTTGACCGTCAGCGAAGGTGATGAACGACGCGGTCTTGACGTCTTCAACTCCAGGATCAAGTGCTTTGAGTTTTTGGACTTGAACTGCGAGCAACTCAATAATCGTATCGGCAATTTGCGAATTGCCCTTGATCAGGGGCTTGATGAGCATGTTAAGCAAACTAATTTCATTGGTGACTTGATTGTTCATCATGAAATTATCGAAGCGTTCAATAACCATCGAATCAGGGCGCACAACAATCTCGGTGTCGCGTTGGTGTTCTTCTTTTACCTGGTATTCGAAGACATCTAACTTGGCATTCGCAAGGTCCGCGTTCGTGCTATGTAAGTCGTCAAGAATGAAGGCGTGGACATTATGAATTTCAGCGTCATACTTTTCTTGAATCAAAGTTTGGATGTTTTGCATAGAAATACCTCGTGCTTTCGTAGGGAATGATATTTACAACATCGGAATCAAAACCGCATTCCAATGCGTAAATAGTAGCTGGTTATATGCATTCTAGCAAGCCCACTACGGCGGGGTCAACGAAAACAGGGATAGTTCACAGAATCTTCTAACTTGGGGGTGAATACACCTTATTCAGCCCCAAACATCAGTTAATGTGCCCCATATTAAAACCCCTGATACCAAGCGTTGGGCTGAGTATCAAGGGTTATTTCAGTTATCTACACTACTAATCACCTGTACCCCACAAGCCCGCACCAACCCCACCAACTCATCACCATCTACCAAAGTAATCGGCTTAACCCCAGCTCGTGACGCTGCGACAGCTTCCTTCGTAAAACGCGAGGTGGTAATGAAAATCCCAAAGTCCGCATGAAACTTGTCCATCGCACCACGGAATGAGTCGATTTCGCGGCTACCGATGTTGCTTTGCCAACGCTTAGCTTGGATGGCGATGCGCTCGGTGCGCAAGTAGATTGTGCGTAGATAGCCGAAGCCATCAATACCACCATCAGCGGACTGCTTCACACCTAAAGTTAAGTCGAGTTCGAGACCTAGCGCGTGCATCAGTTCGCGGGTAAACACTTCGAACTGATGGGGTGGCATTTGTAGTAAATGCTCCTTTAATTGGTGGTCGGGTGGCGTTTTGATACGGGCGACTT
This is a stretch of genomic DNA from Periweissella cryptocerci. It encodes these proteins:
- a CDS encoding adenylyltransferase/cytidyltransferase family protein; the encoded protein is MKKSKIGFTAGTFDMFHIGHLNLLKAAKERTEYLIVGVNAADLVFSYKKKYPLIAEEQRLAIVEAIKYVDEVHVMDSLDKMDAWEKYKFDTVFIGSDYKGSERYKQEEIRLAKVGAMVDYLPYTESISSTDLAKRVLDDEANKVYFKEHLDGMK
- a CDS encoding CDP-glycerol glycerophosphotransferase family protein, which produces MIKKSFNQVGKLLSIIPNILPIRKNKIVFDNFSGRGFGDSPKYIAQKLLLERNLDLVWLMNDINSKPNIKGIRFIKRKSIRAVYELATANVWVDNVRKSLVTRKKRKQLYIQTWHAFMGLKYLEADSENTLSLGYVKSAQKDAMRTDIMLSGVHFRTELYKRAFWFNGEVLETGTPRLDLFFENHSEINDNVNTFFKINEKAKVVLYAPTFRKNWTVEMYSLDFERVLQNVQQRFNGSWELLIRLHPNVNFSDVGFNNEKIHQASGYADSQELVYRADIIISDYSSIMFDGMIAKKKVILYVPDLDEYQNGDRKLYFKIDELPFVVAKSENELNDVILGFDDSEYESKIAKFTDEIGVVEDGHASERVAKIILEHIEGKDKK
- a CDS encoding glycosyltransferase family 2 protein, with protein sequence MSILVSIVVPVYNVEVVLSRCMESILNQTYSNLQIILVNDGSTDNSGNVCDEYAKKDSRVTVIHQKNQGLSAARNNALPSVKGKYLMFVDSDDFIDTNLISELVEAMNHSEAEMGIFDYKTVDGNDMSIISSTNFEVSRNNYGDVAWNKFYLTEFYLENKFLYPVGKLFEDTAITHVIYAVAKKKIKISGSYYYYVRNRSGAITSSVLTKDLALKKFEALDILADNINKYKKQISSENFEILSVIQEKSWFFAIIDFFRASDFSFSRDEFSLCKTKIMNLHLENKRSKIPLKESIALNLMIGAVVIKSNGLMKFINKLVEM
- a CDS encoding restriction endonuclease, with translation MKNPQCCIPEHTISVIDEDILLALLERPHYGDHPGFNAYCKALISYARVTGQISSTGPADAVVSDLLPAMVKYLRQRQTGCLTSEQVFNHLAGFLNTKVARIKTPPDHQLKEHLLQMPPHQFEVFTRELMHALGLELDLTLGVKQSADGGIDGFGYLRTIYLRTERIAIQAKRWQSNIGSREIDSFRGAMDKFHADFGIFITTSRFTKEAVAASRAGVKPITLVDGDELVGLVRACGVQVISSVDN
- a CDS encoding oligosaccharide flippase family protein, encoding MKKNFTYNLVYQILIVLVPVLTTPYVSRVLGAESLGVYGFTASVAGYFLVFANLGFANYGNRSIAKVRNDKYQLRETFWSIYMLQILVGLVIVCIYLVVTLGIMRQNNIIFLVQGIIILSALFDTTWLFMGLEKFGIVIFRNTLIKILTLAAIFMFVKGPDDLLKYALIVPAGQLIGFIIVLPMAVKEVGKLKFNLKKSFQHFKPVLVLFVPMIAISLFTSMDTILVGIFSSAKQVAFYQLTSTILSMPKSVIGALGAVMLPRLAHTFANGNDNSSTNISVYMDNSIIFISFYSFAAMFGLIGVAPILANVFLGNGYGEVGYLLTIIATVIPIYAWGNLIRTQLLIPKSNDKPYVISIVLGAITNVTLNLILIRFLGALGGVIATVLTEYVLATYVMVYCAKDIHYSRYGMMSGVFISIGIIMAIVTRLIGIKMGYGVVTLMVQVIVGMFIYLSFTLVYLKKSKNKLFSELSLKVLGYKII
- a CDS encoding EpsG family protein — translated: MIVYAPLFIVAALAMLFSGMIGNRKITEMLGFVIILGLVIVSGTRYHLGGYDYQNYVYMFKQAPSLAQFNLIDYIKLNGLIGNDIGWTLLNSLIKSLGMGFYGLTMFVALFFWLSMFFGLKKFFANINVLIVIVFYKYFLDMSFVYMRQSIAVALFIIALPALRDRKIIRYMILVILAASVHFSAIILIPLYWIGNIKLSKKKVISYSIIFTFSFVASLMHIDVMSIFSSFANLIGGTGGTKISEAAAGNLYGGNATNILHLLEFWVLNLFLLLKYETIDLGDKSNALIIRLFLILLPIYSLFAGSPIMVRDGFYFLFTYAILLDLLTKNVTIKNRLVTYMVIATISFYGMYRFATNFDNGASYHYDSFLMHKENLKTNVNVE
- a CDS encoding acyltransferase — encoded protein: MNIVRKIRTFFRLYSDFFQNKIVRNKNFVEIQKNARFYGKPIIQNRTQSGKIEIGNNVVLNSRNLNYHVNMYAPMKLMISGKSGSIKIGDNTRIHGTLIHAYNSVIIGRNVLIAANTQIFDANRHELHFDHPELRLITSENTKPVVIEDNVWIGLNSIILPGVTIHEGAVVAAGSVVTKDVEKRTLVGGNPAKRLK
- a CDS encoding capsular polysaccharide synthesis protein; translated protein: MNKIKKFNNIVRSGLLPLYLRKRMSISQDVSLNKAYYWLNKHYGKQVKKYICAAKGKDSEGQKKDGRNIVWLYWAQGFEQAPEFVKSTIQSTIDHLQGYDVRIVSEENLFSYVEFPDYILKKWKEGIISQTHFSDLVRLQLLIEHGGLWLDSTVLTTVTAIPDYMSEANLFFYSNLTRLSITGSNWLIFSKFSKNITLTVTRDILFEYWQNRNALSDYFLMHHVLTLVVNEYPEDIKMMPIVSNQQPHVLVSELFKEFNQNVYFEYCELSAFHKLNYKMMIPTDVKGTYYEHLIVDRKF